ctcttaatttaatatatgaaaataattaaataaattatttacataTTAACATTGAGTGGCTAAAGTCCCGATcgtaaacttttttatttttgatttttttaaaatttagtttatttCCTCTTATGAGgttgttttttgtttcaccCAAAAGGTCTCATATGTTAAAGATAATTGTCATCTCTTATAAACTCATGATCATCCCTTTATTTAACTAATGTGGGACTTTGATTACATTCCCAACCGTTGTCCTTAACATGAATGAAgttcaaacttttaaaattaataagacGAAAATCTAACCTCCACCAAAGGAACCGAATTTGTAATTTagcatttttaataatataaaactggatttaattattattttgaagtATTTgatcactttttatttttaacaaattacTAGAAAGATTGGGGTTGGTAGATGCATCAaccatctcaactaggttgacaatTGACACCATCTTAGCATCCTCATCATAACCCATGTTCAGTGTGATGCATTCATTCAAAAAGattaaagaatatatatttgatcacttttttaagataatttttttaaatgaaaaaattgttgaaaatattttcaaacatagcaaaatatcatcgtctatcacggatagacagtgacattttgctatatttaaataagttaatttaTTATCCTATGTttgaaaataatcattttttaaacgCCGACAAAGTTAATCTACAAATGATAAATTACCATAAAATGACTCTAAAGTGATTTTCAACACACATTTCTCTCTATATAACCACCAATACCATATTGTGGATGATGAGAGTATGGTGAGATTGGTAAAAATTAAGAgcattcaaatttaaactaCAATTATGCTTCAACTATTGAagcaaatttatttatttatttattttttcaaaaacataattaaataaaagaagagGGTTGCCAAGTTTTGCAGAAACACTAATGTTTTATATGAATGTTGAGCCACAAATTGGCCACATGACACATGAAAAACTTTTCGTGTCAGATTGGCCAATTGGGCATTATTATTTTGAGTGTGCAaacctttttatttaatttgcttCCATGAATCCATTTTTCCCCTTCTATTCTTTTGGGCACTTTTGTTTTCCCCTTTCTTTTAGAACAATCTTGGCAATCTCTAACGATATTGAAAGTTGGAAACACTTACCAAAGACTTGCATCAATCAAATGACTTGTCATTTTGCAATATTGGCTCTTCGAAAAAAGTAAGTTTGACATATCGAATCATCATTAATCAGACCATACGATAAATGAAAAATGCACAATGTTTAAGTTGGAGAAATTTGagcttataaaaaaatattgtatggccctcttcattcaataaaatggaaattttttatatCTGGGATGGGGCAGTGGTTCCCTTCTATTATTGCCTTTGCCAAGTTAAAATAGATATATGGAAAAGCCTTTGGGTTACTTTGTTACTTTGTCATATCATATCTCACTCTCTTCTTTTTTACCTTTACCAAACCACAAAACTTGATATCACTCtgcttaaaactatttttagtgTGATTTATGATCTCAGACGAGGTTTAGAGAGAGTATTAGTTTGGCAGATCATCAAGgaagatatatttataaagaATGCTTTTCTATGTAACAGCTATATGTCATTATCCTTGATTTTGTTATATAGTTCTTTTTATTCTCTAATTTGTGTAAAGATTTTTAACCTTAAGCTCAATAATGCAACTTATTCCAACATCCCTGTCAACCCATTAATAATCACTTCACAagtccttttcctttctttctctctctcttttcatcTCTCTCTACAAAGAGCTCTAGAGAATTGAGATGCTATTGTTATGTCCAAGCCTTATCAGTCACCACTCACAAACATGATTAGGGGAAAAGGAAAGGTATTTGAATATAATGGGATTGTTACATCTTTAACCTTCTCTTTTGTTTCATCACCAATTACATATAATACACCACTTTAATTACTTTATCcttcaaaaaaattgaaaagaaaacaaaaagaaccTCCCATCAACaccaataataaaaaatttacagGTGATTAAAAAGCTGAAGTGGGTTAAGTTTACAAGTAGAATGCTTTGGTAAATAAATCTCTCTATAGCTGATAAAGGGTCATTTTCTTTACTTTATAAATACACACACCTCTTTTGCTACCTTActtccattttcttcttcttcctctcctaaTCTTTCTGAATACAAGCTGTGTGTGTGGAGAGATTTCACAAAGACAGCAAACAGCCCTTCTTTTTGTTCTGTCTTAAAAGTTCCTTCTTCAACCAGCTCTTTTCCTCATCAGGTTAGTGATCAAAATACTAGAACAAATAACTCAATATACTTGAACAACATTTCAGTACTATCCCTAAAATCTCTCTCTTAAACCAAAAGAAAAGCAGCTTAGGTTCTCAGCTTCTGATTGTGCTGTGAATCCACAAAAATGAGACTGAAAGAGCATTGTTTTTTACCCCAAAAATTTCATCTCACAATATATCTTCTGTTTTGTCATGGGATCAACAGTTAGTCAggagaatggaaaaaaaaaatgaagatttggGGTTTTTTGATTGATGACTGATCTGTTTGGAATTTGATTTAGGTAAGTTTGCAAATAAAGGGGTTCCAGAATCAAGAAGAGAAGATGTCAGACTCACCTCAGAGGAAGATGGGAAGAGGAAAGATTGAGATTAAGAGGATCGAAAATACAACAAATCGTCAAGTCACTTTCTGTAAGAGGAGAAATGGGTTGCTCAAAAAAGCTTATGAACTTTCTGTTCTATGTGATGCTGAAGTTGCTCTCATAGTTTTCTCAAGCCGTGGCCGCCTCTATGAGTATGCTAACAACAGGTAAACAAAAACACTACTATTACatctctttcattttcattatctACTGTTTTTTTTTACATTGATTTATTCAAATGTTCCTTTCTCCCCCAAAGTTATTGTAACTGATTTGGGTCTTGGAAGTTTTTTAACTACAGTTTTTAGGAAGAGGCAAGATTTTTGGAATCTGGGTTGTATTGAGAATATAATCAATTTGTTTGGAAGATTTGAGTTGtatgaaatcaaaatttaccaaatttctttttttccttttggatCTTCACTAAGTGTGTTTTTACTTGTATGAGTTTGTGGGGATTTTTTCCTTCTGAATTTTTTGCTATAATTGTATCAGTTTGCTGGTTCTTGGTTTGGTGGATACATAGATCTGGTGTAACAGATGGAAAAATAGGGCATATTATGGAATGGTTATTGGAAGGTTGAAAGGAGTAAGAGTTTTGGTAAACTTATGGTGGTCTCTGAGATCACACCTCTTTACCTTTACCTTCTTCCATTGTTTAAAGTTTCTGTTTCTTTCCTTTTTACTTCcattgtttctttctttctctctctctgtcTATATGTCATCTCATTAGTCCAATCCTCTTCATCTCCTTGACATTTCCTTAATAGAAACATCTGTTGgatattaagaaaaagaaagtacAGTTTCAAAACTTTGTCAAAAGACCATATAGAAATAAGCTTATTAGGGTTTCAAACCAAAGAAAAGAGAACTTGTAGGTTTCCTTGAAACATGCTAAAACACCCTTTTCCAACCAATCACTTCCAAGTCAAGATTGAACTGCCTAATTGGTTTCCATTCAAACCCTGAAATAAAAAGATCTCATTAGCTCATCTTCGTTTTTtccaaatataatataatcaatCAAGCTTTTTTCTGGATTAATAATGGTTAAACCTCaatgttttgaaaaaaattaaaaccctAATACGAATTTAGGGGGGAAAAggggaattaaaaaaaaaaaaaggcgtAGCTTTTCTACCACAAACAAACGAAGCCAATAGCAAGTCAGAAACTTTACACAAGTTTTATGTCTGTCTCCATTGTTTGGGAAAAGGGGTGTCTGGTTTTAGGGTTTTAGTTCTGATTTTTGGTCTAGGGCTTCAAGAATCTTTGGTCACGTCACCCAAGATTTTTCAGTTTTCAGCCACTCTGACAAACAAAAGGGTTTCTGTCACAATTTCTAAAATgggtttcattttattttcccACTTCAGATTCAATTCAATTTCAAGTCCTCCCaccaattttcttttcaaacccTTACACATCTCTCTTATAACCCATTCCCCCAAAATCTCTCTGTCTCTCTGTCTCTCTCATACCCATGCCCCCAAACCTCTCCTTTCCTCCTTTCTTTCAAAGTCCAAACCAGAGAGGATGATTCAATGGAAGAAGAAACTAAATGGGGTTTCTTTAATTTACCAAAAATTTTGAatctttgtaaaaaaaaaaaaaaaagaaagtatttttagagagagagagagagagattaggGTACGGAAACTAGTAGAGCCAAGCCAATGGGAGAGCTTGAGCATTTATCTTAATAGGACAGCTATGGCAGCCACTGATTGAAACGGACGGCTACGATGTACACAGAGTTTGAGACAGAAGGCTTTTACcgtcaatttctttttctaaggTTTTAATGTCGTATCGAGGTGGATAAGAGGATGTAATTAAGTTGATTGTCCACTGAACAATTGTATCAAATGACACTTGGCAAATTCTTGACCCTTGATTTGATTAAGCCAATCATAATGCATGATCTCTGCCAGCATGTCTCAGACAGCCAATCACCAGCTCGACGAAATTAAGGTATCAGTGCATCGGTAAAGGAAATTATGGATATATCTtcaaaaaatgatatttaaatgttggaacttttttcttttttgctaaACTTTACATTCTGTCACATCCATTGATTGGCAAACTGACCATTTGAAGTGATTTCTATCATTCATTTTGCTTTTTGTGGGGTTTTCGTGAAGGATTCAATTAACTGAGAGAGTTGGGTTAATGTGACAGTTTAGAAAGATGTCCCTTTTTTAGAATCAACTAGATATGTTTTAATGCTTTGAttgttttgtttgtatttattaTTACTGTTTTCCCTGTGTGGAAGATCatcataattttactttaatCAATGTTGCATGATTAAGGAGTCATAATCAACATGTTAATGATGTTAATTTGGATTATACCTTGGTTAATTGCAGTGTGAAGGCAACAATTGATAGATACAAGAAGGCATCCTCAGATACCTCCAACACTGGATCTACTTCTGAAGCTAACACTCAGGTATATTTTAACTTCCCCAAATTTAGAAAGGAATGACTGTTCATCTGAATGTTGGGCATGGAAGTTAACTTAATACATCAAATATTTGAGTCCTAAGAAAAATTAGAAGTGATAATAAGTTCACTAGAGATATATTCTTAAGTTCAAGCATAGAAGTAAGGGATTTCAATTTTTGACCTAAAAGATTAAGAGCTGCTTAGGTCAACAATGGATTAACTAAatatgaagaataaaataaccCTTACCAAAGATTATGttattttcaataacaatttaaagTACATTACAAATAGGTCTAGAGAAATACTCAATTAGTGTATCTTTAAAAACTTATCTTAAAACACCGCAAAAAAGTAATCCAAAACATGCTGAAATTTGTGATGGGAATCCTACAACTTCACAAACTTCTTTTTATGGTCTCAAATGCTTGGAACAGTTTCTTGTTAGAATGTTTTTAAGTTAAACAAATTTTCCATAGATTCCTACTAGattttttaatggaaaaaaagCACTAGAACATTCTAAAGAGTAGTTTTAACATGTTTTGAAATGAAGAGTAGTTTTAACATGTTTTGAAATGACtatgaaattgataaaaatcACTTCTTTCGTCATGGAAATCAATTTTAGTGGTTTAgaaattacaattttaaatgtaaaaccattcaattaattttgaaggaTTAAATGTATGTTTGAAATGAAATTATGTTAAACTTATTCTTAAAAGGCACTCACTCTTCTTAAAATCTTGTATTGCCCTTCTGATCAATCAAGTTTTCCATGAAATTGATAATGAATTCTGATGAGCTTAAGTTCCTTCCTCTCACCTATATATCCCAACTATATTTATCCCCAATGATCCCATTTTGTAATACTTGTGATTGAAAATTGAGATCCAGTCCAAAACATTGAAGTAATTGAATTCAACTTCTTAACCCTCAATTAAACTGGGTCTAACATTTTTACCTTGGTAAATACAAAACTCACTAttgaatcacaaaccagttTTACCAACAAGAAGCTGCCAAACTCCGACTTCAGATTGGTAGCTTACAGACCTCAAACAGGTATTTTGAAGGAAAGTTAAATCAATGACATTTCTATTCAttcaagttttcaaattttaatcttctaaAGAATGTTGTTTTTCCAGGAACATGCTGGGCGAGTCTCTAAGTTCTTTGAGTGTAAAAGATCTGAAAAACCTGGAGGGCAAACTTGAGAAAGGGATTAGCAGAATTAGGTCCAAAAAGGTCGGTTTTCATTTCATCCTTGTTTTCTGAAGTATATATCTTTGAGAATCTGATAAGTtaacaacttttcttttcttgatCTCTTTCTTCCAGAATGAACTTCTCTTTGCAGAAATTGAGTATATGCGGAAAAGggtaatatttttttcattttttccaatttttggccATACTAATGCTTTTGAGAAGTATAATTTCTTGCTGCATTTGGGTATTTGAATTTGTAGAGAGGAAAGTATACACATATATGTGAATGTATACAAGAAAATGCAGGATAAGAGTATTGAAATTCTGTTCTTGAAAGTAGAGGGTCTGATTTGGAAATTATGttcaagaaagaaaagttgGGACTGAAATTTTTTGTGTGGTATTTAAGAATACGAATATGGAGAAAAAGGAACACCAAGAAAAAATGTGTCAACTCAAGGACTTTTTGAATTGGAAataccttttctttttcaactacTATGTCTGAATCCTAAACTAAACCCAAGTAATTGTTTGGTGAAAATGAAACAACTTTCCAAATGAGTGGTTAGAAAGTTTAGATCTCGTTTGGTAAATTATTTAGGTGcggtttggtaactattttgttttttgtttttagtttttgaaaattaagcttattttctcctcatttcttataataatttgtatatttcttaagtacagagttgaattcttagccaaatttaaaaataaaaaactagttttcaaagctactttttttagtttttaaattttagtttggttttttaaaccataggTAAAATGAAGAtaagaaatgaagaaattttgaggcgaaaatagtgtttataaactaaacAGGATAGGAAAATCAGCCTTGAGGCTAACTGCTCCTAACCAGAAACCAAATTATTACCAAACAGTGCcttaactttttattttggttttaaaaaattaagtctataaaccgTTCTTTCACCTCTAAATGATTTgtcatctactttttactattgttttaaaaaattaagttaatttttgaaaactaataaaacttgttttaaaaaactttttttttttttttttgaaaattggctAATAACTAACTAACtctttttcttaagaaaaatggaaaacatTGTGGAAAATTGAGTGAAAAaagacataattttcaaaacaaaaaataaaaaattggttaCCAAATGATGCCTAAATTTTCTAATAAGGACTTCATTGATTTGCTTCTTTTTTGTGATTAAAACATCCGGAGCATGCATTACCCTGAATATtcgaaaatattattatattgaaGTCTATTGAAATACCTTGAATATGTTATGAGACATTTCAAAATCTAAATTGCATGCTTATTATATGTTATTTACAATTTTGGTTCTAAGGTTTAGAGAGGTGGTATAAATAAACCCTCTAATCTTATTGTACATCTGTATTACTTGTATTAATTAACACATTGTTAATAAACAATATAAATCTCTGTCTTGATCTCTCGTTATTAATTCTTTACTTGTTGTTTTTGTTCCATCATAACAAAGTGATTGTGTATAAAAAATTTGTTCTAAACAGGAAATTGATTTGCACAACAACAATCAGCTGCTTCGAGCAAAGGTCTCTTCAATTAAATACTTCAATCTCTGTGTTATGAGCAATGAAAATTGAAACTGATAGAGAATAATGGTTGCAGATAGCTGAGAGTGAAAGAAATGTGAACATGATGGGAGGAGAATTTGAGCTGATGCAATCCCATCCGTACGATCCAAGAGACTTCTTCCAAGTGAACGGCTTACAACATAATCATCAATATCCACGCCAAGACAACATGGCTCTTCAATTAGTATAAGGTTTTCTGTCTGCCTGTTTGTTTTTACAGTTAAATGAAAAGCCATTCTCTCTTTATCTAACAAAATACCAACCAAACATTTCGATGCAGttaataataaaatgatttGAAGCACTCTGATTGGTGGATTGGATTATAAGGAGTGCAGGCCATTTGCCAATTTCAAGGTACTCAAAAAGGAAGTTGGTTGAAG
The nucleotide sequence above comes from Benincasa hispida cultivar B227 chromosome 3, ASM972705v1, whole genome shotgun sequence. Encoded proteins:
- the LOC120072615 gene encoding floral homeotic protein AGAMOUS, producing the protein MSDSPQRKMGRGKIEIKRIENTTNRQVTFCKRRNGLLKKAYELSVLCDAEVALIVFSSRGRLYEYANNSVKATIDRYKKASSDTSNTGSTSEANTQFYQQEAAKLRLQIGSLQTSNRNMLGESLSSLSVKDLKNLEGKLEKGISRIRSKKNELLFAEIEYMRKREIDLHNNNQLLRAKIAESERNVNMMGGEFELMQSHPYDPRDFFQVNGLQHNHQYPRQDNMALQLV